From Penicillium digitatum chromosome 5, complete sequence, one genomic window encodes:
- a CDS encoding Adenylyl cyclase-associated protein, whose protein sequence is MASGGHMHNFTTLIKRLEAATSRLEDMAMSYDDSSAPKSLTGSPSSVSAIPPPPKPSPPPPAAPVAAPVPPQIQDFDALIKGDVQNFVNLGEQIGGLVAEQSKAVLRAFQAERTYLFVVTKAKKPDTQPPELMTDLHKASDSINNIRESNRASPLFNHLSAVAEGIVALAWFFESKPAEFVTDMIGGIEYYGNKVLKEYKDKETAHVEYIKAYYQNFKALAVYLKKHFPQGLTWNNESGIDALDALKQAKGGPAPISGSAPPPPPPPPPIPALNVPGGGAPPPPPPPGIPPAPAPAAPAADMGAVFNQLNQGEGITSTLRKVDKSQMTHKNPSLRAGSIVPESDGSSGVQGKSPAPNKKPKPENMRARKPPRRELEGSKWLVENFDAPGEIIEIPAQQNQSILITRCNNTIIKVSNKANAIAIDNCVGLSLIVDSLVSSLDIIKCPKFAVQIDGTVPTLLLDQVDGAAVYLGPQSLNTEIFTSKSSAVNINLPPPEGTDEDTKECPLPEQFKSYIKNGVLVSEIVEHTG, encoded by the exons ATGGCTTCCGGCGGACATATGCATAATTTTACCACCCTCATCAAGCG GCTTGAGGCAGCGACCTCACGCTTGGAGGATATGGCGATGTCGTACGATGACTCTAGTGCGCCAAAGTCCTTGACCGGCTCACCTTCTTCCGTATCCGCCATCCCACCACCCCCTAAGCCTTCCCCTCCTCCGCCCGCAGCCCCTGTAGCCGCCCCGGTTCCGCCACAGATTCAGGACTTCGATGCGTTGATTAAGGGGGATGTTCAGAACTTTGTCAACCTGGGAGAGCAAATCGGTGGTCTGGTTGCTGAGCAA TCCAAAGCGGTCCTTCGAGCCTTCCAAGCTGAACGCACCTATCTTTTCGTTGTGACAAAGGCCAAGAAACCTGATACCCAACCCCCGGAATTAATGACGGATCTGCACAAAGCATCTGATAGCATCAACAATATTCGCGAATCTAACAGAGCATCGCCGCTATTCAACCACCTGAGCGCTGTTGCGGAAGGTATTGTCGCGCTTGCTTGGTTCTTTGAAAGCAAGCCCGCGGAGTTTGTCACTGACATGATCGGTGGTATTGAATACTACGGAAATAAGGTGCTGAAAGAGTACAAAGACAA GGAAACAGCACATGTCGAATACATCAAAGCCTACTATCAAAACTTCAAGGCTCTTGCGGTGTACCTCAAGAAACACTTCCCCCAGGGTCTGACCTGGAACAATGAGTCTGGCATTGATGCCTTGGACGCTTTGAAGCAGGCCAAGGGCGGACCTGCGCCGATCAGTGGCAGTGcccctcctccgcctcccccccctcctcctaTCCCAGCCCTCAATGTCCCCGGTGGCGGTGCTCCTCCCCCACCTCCGCCTCCTGGCATTCCACCCGCTCCGGCCCCCGCAGCACCGGCAGCAGACATGGGCGCTGTCTTCAACCAACTCAACCAGGGTGAGGGCATTACCTCCACTCTCCGCAAGGTCGACAAATCGCAGATGACCCACAAGAATCCCAGCCTACGTGCTGGATCAATCGTCCCGGAATCCGATGGCTCTAGCGGCGTGCAGGGCAAGTCGCCAGCACCTAACAAAAAGCCCAAGCCCGAAAACATGCGTGCGCGCAAGCCGCCCCGCAGGGAGCTTGAGGGCAGCAAGTGGCTCGTCGAGAACTTCGATGCCCCTGGTGAGATCATCGAGATTCCCGCGCAGCAAAACCAGTCAATTCTCATTACCCGCTGCAACAATACCATTATCAAGGTCTCCAACAAGGCCAACGCCATTGCCATCGACAACTGCGTCGGTCTCTCCCTCATTGTCGACTCCCTGGTCAGCAGTCTTGACATCATCAAGTGCCCCAAGTTCGCTGTGCAGATCGATGGCACGGTCCCGACTCTACTGCTGGATCAGGTTGATGGTGCTGCTGTTTATCTTGGCCCGCAAAGCCTCAACACTGAGATCTTCACTAGCAAATCCTCCGCTGTAAATATCAACCTTCCGCCACCGGAGGGCACCGATGAAGATACCAAGGAGTGCCCTTTACCCGAGCAGTTCAAGAGCTACATCAAGAACGGCGTGCTGGTAAGCGAGATTGTGGAGCATACCGGGTAA
- a CDS encoding mitochondrial 54S ribosomal protein mL44, translated as MKRLQLQRWSSSVLSPRARTVNRLHQHIYGQRYQSTALPVQTRDDQTTSIFESAPLDDQLTQIVKDSHIRHSQLQYPSPPVEAARQSAKLAALHARLYLPSRLPIETLARTLVDASADPNPNFNNASLATLGHDLLSYYATEHLICTYPRLPLTVIFAAMYAYAGPKTLAAMAREWGVDLAALPGGEVDPGLLQFQRLEPGTELPSGPTHPTTRPYEAQKNWRKTVTSKIFYDDEFGDPLKGIKQSAAGVTTEQASAEFVRAVMGAIYLHAGRAAAKRFFEQHFLSRHLNISELFNFQAPARDLTRLCARESFERPVAKIISETGRKSRHPVFVVGIFSGQDKLGEGAGASLMEGRERAAVAALKGWYLYSPLSVRVPSAMEEPSAAPWKPVHVDLGEVIV; from the coding sequence ATGAAGAGACTGCAACTCCAAAGATGGAGCAGCTCAGTCCTTTCGCCGCGGGCTCGGACTGTTAACCGTCTGCATCAACACATCTACGGGCAACGGTATCAATCGACCGCTCTACCGGTCCAAACCCGTGATGATCAGACAACATCGATTTTTGAATCAGCGCCTCTGGATGACCAATTGACACAGATTGTCAAGGACTCCCACATCCGCCACTCGCAGCTCCAATATCCCTCTCCCCCAGTCGAAGCAGCTCGACAATCTGCAAAACTTGCCGCTCTCCACGCTCGACTCTACCTACCCTCCAGATTACCCATCGAGACACTTGCACGAACGCTAGTCGATGCATCAGCGGATCCGAACCCGAATTTCAACAATGCTTCGCTGGCCACTCTCGGTCACGACCTCCTTTCCTACTACGCAACCGAGCACCTTATTTGCACCTACCCTCGCCTGCCCTTGACCGTGATCTTCGCCGCCATGTATGCATACGCGGGGCCCAAGACTCTTGCCGCGATGGCACGAGAATGGGGTGTAGACTTGGCTGCGTTGCCCGGCGGTGAGGTCGATCCCGGTCTCTTGCAGTTCCAGAGGCTTGAGCCTGGCACCGAGCTTCCCTCGGGCCCGACCCACCCCACAACACGCCCATATGAAGCACAGAAGAACTGGAGGAAAACGGTCACTTCTAAGATTTTCTACGATGATGAATTCGGTGACCCGCTCAAGGGGATCAAGCAATCTGCAGCAGGTGTCACCACCGAGCAAGCAAGCGCCGAATTTGTCCGAGCTGTCATGGGCGCCATCTACTTGCACGCTGGCCGCGCCGCTGCCAAGCGATTCTTCGAACAACACTTCCTTTCACGACACCTCAACATTTCAGAATTGTTCAACTTCCAGGCGCCAGCCCGTGACTTGACCCGGTTGTGCGCTCGTGAGAGCTTCGAGCGTCCAGTCGCCAAGATCATCAGTGAGACTGGTCGTAAGAGTAGACACCCCGTCTTTGTGGTCGGTATCTTTTCTGGTCAGGATAAGCTTGGGGAGGGCGCTGGCGCCAGTCTGATGGAAGGCCGCGAGCGTGCTGCTGTGGCCGCGCTTAAGGGTTGGTATCTCTACAGCCCGCTTTCTGTGCGCGTTCCCAGTGCGATGGAGGAGCCATCGGCCGCGCCTTGGAAGCCGGTCCACGTTGACCTGGGTGAGGTCATTGTTTAA
- a CDS encoding Carbohydrate/purine kinase: MVAQAQPTEVEFCTLGMFIIDDIDFGGSKAGVKNIIGGAASFAVVGARLVSGSKYARSVSWIVDVGSDFPAETLDVIRSWNTDCVIREDPSRLTTRAWNGYHPDEKRDFKYLTPKLRLEPEMLSDSQVWSKTFHMVCSASRCVSIVHHILQRRDELQKAGKAPSAAHALKRPIFVWEPVPDLCTPEEQDKFFAANKVVDVVSPNHMELGMMFEHVGWTEKSHAGQQLVQRITDSGIGPDGNGMLVIRAGKDGSYAYSKSGKIWLPAYHQPDASGATPVIDPTGAGNSFLGALAQSMVSEGREPFQAVGSVLSNSEIWKKALESWGDYQHYPMALICATVAAGFVVEQIGVPQIEVVGKGKELWNQTEFTERVRLYTQRVLRTLEEAPQRHLLVN; encoded by the exons ATGGTGGCCCAAGCTCAGCCCACCGAGGTCGAGTTTTGCACCTTGGGAATGTTCATAATTG ATGACATTGATTTCGGCGGCTCAAAAGCCGGTGTCAAGAATATCATCGGCGGTGCAGCGTCTTTTGCAGTCGTGGGTGCCCGCTTGGTCTCAGGCTCGAAGTATGCACGATCTGTAAGCTGGATCGTGGATGTTGGTTCTGATTTCCCTGCCGAGACGCTGGATGTAATCAGATCATGGAACACAGATTGTGTTATTAGAGAAGACCCTAGCAGGCTAACAACAAGAGCCTGGAATGGATATCATCCTGACGAGAAACGAG ACTTCAAATACTTGACTCCGAAATTAAGACTCGAGCCTGAAATGTTGTCTGATTCACAGGTGTGGTCTAAAACATTCCATATGGTCTGCTCTGCATCTCGTTGTGTGTCTATAGTGCATCATATTCTGCAGCGACGAGATGAATTGCAAAAGGCAGGGAAAGCCCCATCTGCCGCTCATGCCTTGAAGCGCCCTATCTTCGTCTGGGAGCCAGTTCCTGATCTCTGCACCCCCGAAGAACAAGACAAGTTCTTCGCCGCAAATAAAGTCGTGGATGTGGTAAGTCCTAACCATATGGAGCTCGGCATGATGTTTGAACATGTCGGCTGGACTGAGAAGAGCCATGCTGGCCAGCAGCTTGTTCAAAGAATTACAGACTCCGGCATTGGACCTGATGGAAATGGCATGCTGGTTATCAGGGCAGGAAAGGATGGTAGCTACGCCTACTCAAAGTCTGGCAAGATTTGGCTCCCTGCATATCATCAACCCGATGCCTCAGGTGCTACGCCTGTGATCGACCCTACGGGTGCGGGAAACTCTTTCCTTGGTGCCCTAGCCCAGAGCATGGTGTCTGAAGGCCGAGAGCCATTCCAAGCCGTTGGTTCTGTTCTATCGAACTCTGAAATTTGGAAGAAAGCCCTCGAGTCTTGGGGTGATTACCAACATTATCCTATGGCGCTTATTTGCGCAACCGTCGCCGCTGGCTTTGTGGTCGAGCAAATTGGTGTACCGCAGATCGAAGTTGTCGGAAAGGGAAAGGAATTGTGGAATCAGACTGAATTCACGGAACGTGTCCGCCTGTACACGCAGCGAGTATTGAGGacacttgaagaggctcCTCAGAGACATCTATTGGTCAATTGA
- a CDS encoding Vacuolar protein sorting-associated protein 51, with the protein MADLDVASHYNLPSEFPEEWPASLDVDDEPEEQPVQRTDSRPRKSRYIALERSTSDWRSNFGSRRGKEGRDKAREDEPDPLGINDSVLRTLKQRGVPLEEDGKSRFLLSSTSFSPALFLSQAHHSASIESLTGGLDNLSHSIDQKSASLKVLVEANFERFVRAKATIDSVYTEMRNQGVEKQHSMSPRRSGHFRNYSGQQRSSSPAPVVPKKTALVKESEFGMKGIRGPLVEASVKAEEVWGPALGGRERENVLKSVVETMEKHREVYEIGSKLSKSIQQRDYDAVFEQYTIARTLANRAKEIAEQASSSHRQLNDSETHTILAMGRMWVDVDQQIHDFKRDLWKRLADAPTTSTTSTASGPVEEHMELIGALLELGVEDNPILTWLRSREEFLKTKITGFCDRCKVEIEILRRRLAGGERPTSQAAASYLRLAPRDGVVEVPGILDTDQVIELWECMQTFLTRLLSSQNGLLGEVLDFWEVAQSFIDGNRQRLLPAGFEGESRKHHLLSDDKIKELEKGVVVLVNIVRENVLALFTKPPTEDISIIFTPIPASPSTPEPRGVTPTESRFKLDPRNLPYPPPKLGEHWEDFAFWPPFSNSLSGVHYLSKFLITVGTAASEMAALRPIGGAGKTYDLLKTLVSVARERCARVACAAWSKDAEICKMLEDWKRDSEKRDLTKMPGFFVAFEGAILGGMQKILYISEAMAKPGSVDVVTQPPAKLLQMVRSQFVSSVYKALSGLVENAEHLTTVDDKNEWVIARPAMTSQATDAVLSVLSADSVDSWNRNVRILLTLSNLKVLQADHVPQLISNFETSFSVKLTEEAKTVRDMLSQIEDKLFQSYITPTTALLRKTITTGIASPDWEPSVDRPEQVRPYVYNAMLTMVLVHTEISTTIPSTVSPGASRAASSSPSSLLATVLTHLLSQISSSLLDAFRARTSFSLAALMQATLDTEFIAQTLSAYITEEASNVQSQIYVELDCRTTNEARTKLKAELGDMRVTLKRLRDRTKGEFACFKKPRSGGGNSKPSGAAAM; encoded by the exons ATGGCGGACCTCGATGTCGCAAGCCACTACAACCTACCCTCCGAGTTCCCCGAGGAATGGCCGGCATCTTTAGACGTGGACGATGAGCCAGAAGAACAGCCAGTGCAGCGAACAGACTCCCGTCCTCGCAAGTCTCGATACATAGCTCTCGAACGCAGTACCAGTGATTGGAGAAGCAACTTTGGTTCACGGAGAGGAAAGGAGGGGAGAGATAAGGCGCGGGAAGACGAGCCCGACCCCTTAGGTATAAACGACAGCGTTCTTCGGACTCTTAAACAGCGAGGCGTCCCCttggaagaagatggaaaaTCACGGTTCCTGCTGTCGTCGACATCATTCTCGCCCGCACTATTCCTATCACAGGCGCATCATTCAGCCTCCATTGAATCGCTGACGGGCGGCCTGGATAATCTATCGCATTCCATCGACCAGAAGTCTGCGTCGCTGAAAGTACTCGTTGAAGCCAATTTTGAGCGTTTTGTGCGTGCCAAGGCAACTATCGATAGCGTCTACACCGAGATGAGAAACCAGGGTGTTGAGAAACAACATAGTATGAGCCCCCGCAGGTCGGGACATTTCCGAAATTATTCGGGTCAGCAACGGAGCTCATCTCCAGCCCCAGTGGTCCCCAAGAAGACCGCTCTTGTCAAGGAGAGCGAGTTCGGAATGAAAGGTATTAGAGGTCCTTTAGTTGAGGCTTCTGTCAAGGCCGAAGAGGTGTGGGGACCGGCTCTTGGGGGTCGTGAACGAGAGAACGTTCTAAAGTCAGTGGTTGAGACTATGGAGAAACATCGCGAGGTCTATGAGATTGGAAGTAAACTGTCCAAGTCCATCCAACAACGAGATTACGATGCTGTCTTTGAGCAGTATACCATAGCAAGGACACTCGCCAATCGCGCAAAAGAAATCGCAGAGCAGGCCTCAAGTTCCCACCGGCAACTGAACGACTCCGAGACACACACCATTCTTGCCATGGGCCGCATGTGGGTAGACGTCGACCAACAAATCCACGACTTTAAGCGTGATCTCTGGAAACGTCTTGCTGACGCCCCCACTACATCAACTACAAGCACCGCCTCAGGGCCTGTCGAAGAGCACATGGAGTTGATTGGGGCCTTGTTGGAATTGGGTGTTGAGGACAACCCTATCTTGACTTGGCTTCGGAGTCGTGAAGAATTCTTGAAGACAAAGATAACCGGATTCTGCGACCGATGCAAGGTCGAAATTGAAATTTTAAGAAGAAGACTCGCTGGTGGAGAGAGACCAACTTCTCAAGCTGCAGCATCCTATCTCCGCCTGGCACCTCGTGATGGTGTGGTAGAAGTTCCAGGGATACTAGACACGGATCAAGTCATTGAGCTGTGGGAATGTATGCAAACGTTCCTAACCCGACTTCTATCCTCCCAAAACGGCTTGCTGGGCGAGGTGTTGGATTTCTGGGAAGTCGCACAATCATTTATTGATGGCAACCGACAACGGCTTTTGCCTGCTGGGTTTGAAGGGGAGAGTCGCAAACATCACCTTCTTTCCGACGACAAAATCAAGGAGCTAGAGAAGGGTGTTGTGGTGTTGGTCAATATCGTTCGAGAGAATGTCTTGGCCCTCTTTACGAAACCTCCAACGGAAGATATCTCTATCATCTTCACGCCAATTCCGGCAAGTCCATCAACTCCAGAGCCGAGAGGTGTTACTCCGACCGAGTCCCGCTTCAAGCTGGATCCGAGGAACCTACCATATCCTCCCCCAAAGCTTGGAGAGCATTGGGAGGATTTCGCTTTCTGGCCACCATTTTCCAATTCTCTTAGTGGAGTGCATTATCTGAGTAAATTCCTCATCACTGTGGGCACCGCCGCGAGCGAAATGGCAGCCCTAAGACCGATTGGCGGCGCTGGAAAAACCTATGACCTCTTGAAGACCCTAGTCAGTGTTGCCCGGGAACGCTGTGCACGTGTGGCTTGTGCTGCCTGGAGTAAAGATGCGGAGATCTGCAAAATGTTGGAAGACTGGAAACGCGATTCAGAGAAGCGTGACTTGACTAAGATGCCCGGGTTCTTTGTCGCTTTTGAGGGTGCTATCCTTGGGGGCATGCAAAAGATTCTATACATTTCGGAAGCCATGGCAAAGCCAGGTTCTGTGGATGTTGTCACCCAGCCGCCTGCGAAACTGCTTCAAATGGTCCGCTCTCAATTCGTATCGAGTGTTTACAAAGCGTTAAGCGGCCTGGTCGAAAACGCAGAACACCTTACAACAGTAGATGATAAGAACGAATGGGTTATTGCTCGGCCAGCAATGACAAGCCAAGCAACTGACGCTGTTTTGTCAGTTCTCTCGGCTGATTCGGTCGATTCCTGGAATCGG AATGTTCGGATCCTTCTCACCCTTTCAAATCTCAAGGTTCTACAGGCCGATCATGTCCCACAGCTGATCTCGAACTTTgagacatccttctcagTGAAGCTGACGGAAGAGGCCAAGACCGTCCGGGACATGCTCAGCCAGATTGAGGACAAGCTGTTCCAGTCATATATCACCCCGACGACAGCCTTACTAAGAAAAACAATTACTACGGGCATTGCATCTCCAGATTGGGAGCCGTCTGTTGACAGGCCGGAGCAAGTCCGCCCATACGTTTACAATGCCATGTTGACCATGGTCCTTGTCCACACAGAGATTTCCACAACTATTCCTTCTACGGTGTCACCAGGTGCTAGTCGCGCTGCGTCAAGTTCGCCTTCCTCGCTACTAGCCACTGTCTTGACACATCTCCTTTCTCAAATTTCTTCGTCCCTCCTTGATGCATTCCGTGCTCGGACCTCCTTCTCTCTCGCAGCTTTGATGCAAGCTACCTTGGACACCGAGTTCATTGCCCAGACTCTTTCAGCGTACATTACGGAGGAGGCATCAAATGTGCAAAGTCAGATCTACGTCGAGCTAGATTGTCGCACTACAAACGAAGCTCGCACAAAACTGAAGGCCGAACTAGGAGACATGCGAGTTACCTTGAAACGGCTCAGAGATCGGACGAAGGGCGAGTTTGCTTGTTTCAAAAAGCCGAGAAGCGGCGGAGGGAACTCCAAGCCTTCCGGTGCGGCCGCAATGTAG
- a CDS encoding rRNA processing, with product MAPKRTHDGDGAPASKGEPAIKKRKGFSVGPANLPDGTYRRKTQKIKNDLIHKAKVKKAYAKIKAQELAVAPKKSVYDTAEGDEIETGKEDTKAGEDKTTLELHPDRIAMLNEPEAEPAPAPRPERRPQGEGKQRERRPKPSAFSREMEFAEKRRKAEEARQKDREAKQKEREALLRAKRPDQFGKRRLGRESNALLSRVQRMVGQN from the exons ATGGCACCGAAACGTACCCACGACGGCGATGGTGCTCCAGCATCCAAGGGCGAGCCCGCAatcaagaagcgcaagggtTTTAGCGTTGGACCCGCCAACCTCCCAGATGGCACATATCGCCGCAAGA CTCAAAAGATCAAAAATGACTTGATTCACAAAGCCAAAGTGAAGAAGGCCTATGCCAAAATCAAGGCCCAAGAACTCGCCGTCGCGCCTAAGAAATCCGTGTATGATACCGCCGAGGGGGACGAAATCGAAACTGGCAAGGAAGATACAAAGGCTGGTGAAGACAAAACGACTCTGGAACTTCACCCGGATCGCATAGCCATGTTGAACGAGCCTGAAGCTGAGCCGGCACCTGCGCCTAGACCAGAAAGGCGCCCACAGGGCGAGGGCAAGCAGAGGGAGCGCCGGCCAAAGCCCTCTGCATTCTCAAGGGAGATGGAGTTTGCAGAGAAGCGGAGGAAAGCGGAGGAAGCGCGACAGAAGGATCGCGAGGCGAAACAAAAGGAACGGGAGGCACTGTTGCGCGCGAAGCGGCCGGACCAGTTTGGGAAGAGAAGATTAGGCAGAGAGAGTAACGCGCTGCTAAGTCGCGTGCAGCGGATGGTTGGTCAGAATTAG
- a CDS encoding protein FAM214A, whose protein sequence is MPLFQDQNRRRHFLWSPDHGNRQQPTTGSSQPQLNDLNHHEKATPDMATNSMDSTELSPPKSWANDREELIQRIKESSPWRLQRLSLERHNNDLLSSRISPEQSPTAAKKQEDHSLHQKHHTNATEQLGSPADIQRPRSALHSGDFREGATDPHGSHAPGSAFAGPSSVSPFAHLSSSPTTSWFEAPALPPGLQKTSALNDDDDVVNACTRAPEVGSFSSSYVLKAPTSPLVHQANNTDLDFSSRVDYVDVSEPLVRKNRRRTLPPETFRNLQFSLPSNQVPNLGSPSPPERQQDLFTNQQSLPRRPLSSAYSLQLAPSPGGQILPSRARRPSFVSDLSSNPHAPMVGSYEECILRGRMSMNPSKPLNFTAQIGVLGKGKCKSHLKCPPHVTVPFPVVFYSYPTSGSGRSISDDNPSPYVGQIDLENSLSKETHNTTRRRRRYPSPTGHCEDTSAPDAANDTPTCGAEPRRRREKKNHRSESPKCPPGGSYRIPQQGQLQIIIKNPHKTAVKLFLVPYNLGDMEPGTKTFIRQRSYSAGPIIDMPLSARKNLGTDRPEASLNPTEDPQEKPTLRYLIHLNICCPARGRFYLHSTIRVVFANRVPDGKEKLRNEIQNPEPRYSPYKPIRESSISSAASANARLGIEKTSHGRSTGEVAIPHLHPHVSPHSKFPSQDVLRPMDVPGGPENAPSSSKLSRHNEFTKDDGNYGCHPIGSEASESLLAKRLRGLDVHRPVSTVDERYPHKLGFYDRPSPTHHNRPR, encoded by the exons ATGCCCCTATTTCAAGATCAGAATCGGAGGCGTCATTTTCTTTGGTCACCCGACCATGGCAATCGTCAACAGCCGACCACAGGGTCCTCGCAACCCCAGCTAAATGATCTCAACCACCATGAGAAAGCTACTCCAGACATGGCAACCAACTCTATGGATTCAACGGAGTTGAGTCCGCCCAAGTCATGGGCGAATGACCGGGAGGAGCTCATACAACGTATCAAGGAATCTTCGCCTTGGAGACTTCAACGTTTG TCCCTGGAGAGACACAACAATGATTTATTAAGCTCCCGAATTTCACCGGAGCAGTCACCAACAGCAGCAAAAAAGCAAGAAGACCACTCTCTTCACCAAAAACATCATACCAATGCAACAGAGCAACTGGGATCGCCGGCCGACATCCAGAGACCTCGATCCGCATTACACTCGGGTGACTTCAGGGAAGGCGCCACAGATCCCCATGGCTCACACGCTCCTGGATCTGCTTTTGCTGGGCCAAGTTCGGTTTCTCCATTTGCTCATTTAAGCTCCTCTCCCACTACTTCTTGGTTTGAAGCACCGGCTTTGCCACCCGGTTTGCAAAAGACAAGCGCATtgaatgatgatgatgatgttgtgAATGCTTGCACGCGTGCACCGGAGGTGGGCTCATTCTCATCAAGTTACGTTCTGAAAGCTCCTACCAGTCCTCTAGTACATCAAGCAAATAACACAGACTTGGATTTTTCGTCCCGTGTCGACTATGTGGACGTTTCGGAGCCTCTGGTGAGGAAAAACCGTCGCCGTACTTTGCCACCAGAGACCTTTAGGAATCTCCAATTCTCCCTGCCAAGCAATCAAGTTCCCAACCTTGGCAGTCCATCTCCACCCGAACGGCAGCAGGATCTCTTCACCAATCAACAATCTTTGCCTCGCCGGCCGTTGTCTTCAGCATATAGTCTTCAACTCGCACCCTCTCCCGGGGGGCAGATCCTACCATCACGAGCACGAAGGCCGTCTTTTGTCTCTGATCTCTCGTCAAACCCCCACGCACCGATGGTGGGGTCTTACGAGGAGTGTATATTGCGTGGGAGGATGTCAATGAATCCTTCCAAGCCGTTGAATTTCACGGCTCAGATCGGTGTCCTGGGCAAGGGGAAATGCAAAAGCCATCTCAAATGCCCGCCACATGTTACAGTGCCATTTCCGGTTGTTTTCTACAGCTATCCCACCTCAGGGAGTGGCCGCTCAATCTCAGACGATAATCCAAGTCCCTATGTGGGACAAATTGACTTGGAAAATTCCCTTTCAAAAGAGACTCATAATACGACTAGACGTCGCAGGCGATATCCAAGCCCTACAGGACACTGTGAAGACACATCCGCTCCAGATGCAGCAAATGATACTCCTACGTGTGGTGCTGAGCCACGACGCCGTCgggaaaagaagaatcaCAGATCAGAATCGCCTAAATGTCCCCCAGGAGGGTCTTACCGGATTCCGCAACAAGGCCAATTGCAAATCATAATCAAGAACCCACACAAGACAGCGGTCAAGCTTTTCCTAGTTCCATACAACCTCGGTGATATGGAACCTGGCACAAAGACCTTCATTCGGCAACGCAGTTACTCGGCAGGTCCAATCATCGATATGCCGCTCAGTGCACGGAAAAATCTTGGGACCGATCGCCCCGAAGCTTCCTTGAATCCTACAGAAGATCCTCAAGAAAAACCTACGTTGCGATACCTCATTCATCTGAATATCTGTTGTCCTGCACGCGGTCGTTTTTATCTACATTCCACCATTCGTGTGGTATTCGCAAACCGCGTCCCGGATGGCAAGGAGAAACTACGGAATGAAATTCAAAATCCTGAACCTCGGTACAGTCCATACAAGCCCATCCGAGAGTCATCCATCTCGAGTGCTGCGAGTGCAAATGCGCGCCTGGGAATTGAAAAAACTTCCCACGGACGGAGTACGGGCGAGGTAGCGATCCCTCACCTCCATCCGCACGTGTCACCTCACAGCAAGTTTCCCTCACAAGACGTCCTAAGACCCATGGATGTTCCGGGTGGCCCTGAAAATGCTCCATCCTCGTCCAAACTGTCTCGGCACAACGAGTTCACTAAGGACGATGGGAATTACGGATGTCATCCAATCGGTTCAGAAGCTAGCGAGAGCCTACTCGCCAAGAGACTCCGAGGTCTTGATGTGCACAGGCCGGTATCCACAGTAGATGAACGATATCCACACAAATTAGGCTTCTATGATCGACCATCCCCCACCCACCACAACCGTCCTCGCTGA